A single window of Hymenobacter sp. APR13 DNA harbors:
- the nrfD gene encoding NrfD/PsrC family molybdoenzyme membrane anchor subunit, whose protein sequence is MQHVSPVREPLVTGGKTYHDVTQDVCRQVEAAPNVRWMAALAVALFFLGVFFYSVYRTLWYGIGEWGLNKTVGWAWDITNFVWWVGIGHAGTLISAVLLLFRQKWRTSINRAAEAMTIFAVICAAMFPVLHMGRPWLAFYVFPLQNTLGSLWVNFNSPLLWDVFAISTYFTVSLVFWYTGLVPDFATIRDRAKGPIAKVAYSLLSMGWKGSAKHWSRYETVSLILAGVSTPLVLSVHTIVSMDFATSVVPGWHTTIFPPYFVAGAIFSGFAMVLTLMLITRVVFKLEDYITLEHIALMNKIMMVTGSIVGVAYITEFFIAWYSGVEFEQYAFINRATGPYWWAYWSMMTCNVITPQLVWIRRVRYSIPLTFILSIIVNIGMWFERFVIIVTSLHRDYLPSSWAMFSPSIIDIGIYVGTLGLFFTLFLLFAKFFPVINMAEVKSVLKYTVDNGPTYTGHDPHHHAVHQPATHGVPASAPINYDKHD, encoded by the coding sequence ATGCAGCACGTATCGCCTGTACGGGAGCCGCTCGTAACCGGGGGGAAAACGTACCACGACGTCACTCAGGACGTGTGCCGCCAGGTAGAAGCCGCTCCCAACGTCCGTTGGATGGCCGCCCTGGCCGTGGCTCTCTTCTTCCTTGGCGTATTCTTCTACTCCGTGTACCGCACCTTGTGGTACGGCATCGGCGAATGGGGCCTGAACAAAACCGTTGGCTGGGCCTGGGACATCACCAACTTCGTATGGTGGGTAGGTATCGGCCACGCCGGCACCCTGATTTCGGCAGTACTGCTGCTGTTCCGCCAGAAGTGGCGTACCTCCATCAACCGGGCTGCTGAGGCCATGACCATTTTCGCAGTAATCTGCGCGGCCATGTTCCCGGTACTGCACATGGGCCGTCCTTGGCTCGCCTTCTATGTGTTCCCGCTGCAGAACACGCTGGGCTCGCTGTGGGTGAACTTCAATTCGCCGCTCCTCTGGGACGTATTCGCCATCTCGACCTACTTCACGGTGTCGCTGGTGTTCTGGTACACGGGTCTGGTACCTGACTTCGCCACCATCCGTGACCGGGCTAAAGGTCCGATTGCCAAAGTAGCTTACTCGCTGCTGAGCATGGGCTGGAAAGGCTCGGCCAAGCACTGGAGCCGCTACGAAACGGTGTCGTTGATTCTGGCAGGTGTTTCGACCCCGCTGGTACTCTCGGTACACACCATCGTATCGATGGACTTTGCCACCTCGGTAGTACCAGGCTGGCACACCACCATCTTCCCTCCCTACTTCGTAGCGGGCGCTATCTTCTCGGGTTTCGCCATGGTACTGACGCTGATGCTCATTACCCGCGTAGTATTCAAGCTGGAAGACTACATCACGCTGGAGCACATTGCCCTCATGAACAAAATCATGATGGTGACCGGCTCGATCGTAGGGGTAGCCTACATCACCGAGTTCTTCATTGCTTGGTACTCGGGCGTTGAGTTCGAGCAGTACGCCTTCATCAACCGCGCAACCGGTCCTTACTGGTGGGCTTACTGGTCGATGATGACCTGCAACGTAATTACGCCTCAGCTGGTGTGGATTCGTCGGGTGCGCTACAGCATTCCGCTGACGTTCATCCTGTCGATCATCGTAAACATCGGTATGTGGTTCGAGCGTTTCGTGATTATCGTAACCTCGCTGCACCGCGACTACCTGCCATCGAGCTGGGCTATGTTCTCGCCTAGCATCATCGACATCGGTATCTATGTTGGTACGCTGGGTCTATTCTTCACCTTGTTCCTGCTGTTTGCCAAGTTCTTCCCAGTAATCAACATGGCAGAAGTAAAGTCGGTACTGAAGTACACGGTCGATAACGGCCCGACGTACACCGGCCACGACCCGCATCACCACGCAGTTCATCAACCCGCCACCCACGGCGTGCCGGCTTCGGCTCCCATAAACTACGATAAGCATGACTAA
- a CDS encoding DUF3341 domain-containing protein yields MTKRFALGIFEDEDVLLHAVENVREAGVKIYEVFTPFPIHGIDDALGIERSRLPIAAFFYGLVGLCFALWLQIYTLGFDWPMIIGGKPHIALPAFIPVSFELTVFFCCHGMVITFYTISKLYPRWKTPVLDVRSTDDKFVMAIELNEKTDLNHLTQLLRANGASEVNEKEMTKF; encoded by the coding sequence ATGACTAAGCGCTTCGCCCTCGGCATCTTCGAAGACGAAGACGTGCTGCTGCACGCCGTTGAAAACGTCCGCGAAGCGGGCGTGAAAATCTACGAAGTCTTCACCCCGTTCCCCATCCACGGCATCGACGATGCCCTCGGCATCGAACGGTCGCGGCTGCCCATCGCCGCGTTCTTCTACGGGCTGGTTGGTCTGTGCTTCGCCCTGTGGCTGCAGATCTACACGCTCGGTTTCGACTGGCCGATGATCATCGGTGGTAAGCCGCACATCGCGTTGCCGGCCTTCATTCCGGTATCCTTCGAATTGACGGTATTCTTCTGCTGCCATGGCATGGTGATTACCTTCTATACCATCAGCAAGCTGTACCCCCGCTGGAAGACGCCCGTTCTGGACGTGCGCTCCACCGACGACAAGTTTGTGATGGCCATCGAACTGAACGAGAAGACCGACCTGAACCATCTGACGCAGCTGCTGCGCGCCAACGGCGCCTCAGAGGTGAACGAAAAAGAAATGACCAAATTCTAA
- a CDS encoding c-type cytochrome, with the protein MTHSLKLGLQASAILFASVLTTGCNRADDPGIEYAPEMYESIPYDPLRQVNANTVNPMGINERTPVVGTVARGKAEYYSHIAKDDVATAETKLRNPYSYTKENLEEGKSLYVRNCQHCHGEQGDGQGPVGIKFKGVPNYSAGAYKTMNDGHIYHVIQWGRNRMMPHGSQVNPEERWKIAMYVRALQLGKGADGVADLLKANGASAAGVAAADSSQTTDTQTQAPVQEAQADKGSETPGQGDQARNGTAN; encoded by the coding sequence ATGACGCATTCGCTGAAACTAGGTCTGCAAGCGTCGGCAATTCTGTTTGCCTCGGTGCTGACCACCGGCTGCAACCGCGCCGATGATCCTGGCATTGAGTACGCTCCGGAGATGTACGAATCTATTCCGTACGACCCCCTGCGTCAGGTGAATGCCAATACGGTAAACCCGATGGGCATCAACGAGCGCACCCCCGTGGTGGGCACCGTGGCCCGCGGCAAAGCCGAGTATTACTCACACATCGCCAAAGACGATGTGGCTACTGCTGAAACCAAGCTGCGCAACCCGTACTCCTATACCAAGGAGAATTTGGAGGAAGGCAAGTCGCTGTATGTGCGCAACTGCCAGCACTGCCACGGTGAGCAGGGCGACGGCCAAGGTCCGGTAGGCATCAAGTTCAAAGGTGTACCGAACTACTCGGCTGGCGCTTACAAAACCATGAACGACGGGCACATCTACCACGTCATTCAATGGGGCCGCAACCGCATGATGCCGCACGGCTCGCAGGTAAACCCTGAAGAGCGCTGGAAGATTGCCATGTACGTTCGCGCACTGCAACTGGGCAAAGGTGCTGATGGCGTAGCCGACCTGCTGAAAGCCAACGGCGCCTCAGCTGCTGGTGTAGCCGCAGCCGACTCGTCGCAGACCACTGACACGCAAACGCAGGCGCCTGTTCAGGAAGCGCAGGCAGACAAAGGCTCGGAAACTCCGGGCCAAGGAGACCAGGCACGTAACGGCACCGCAAACTAA
- a CDS encoding cytochrome c oxidase subunit II: MLLLVVFGLLFRLQILTSIFSGSSAREFGMSNRVNAVLMIVFMVVGGAAFAWSFGDNFNKMNPPIASVHGLATERMFWTTMIIIGIVFVLTQVALFYYSYKYQQKEGRRAYFFPHNNKIEIIWTVIPAIVMAGLVFAGWKEWTRITGPAPKDSVVLEVMGKQFNWLVRYPGRDLKLGVVNYRLIDATNEFGFDLTDKTGLDDFVAGEIHVPKGHPVLLKIRSRDVLHAVYMPHFRVQMYAVPGMPTKFWFTPTKTTDEMRAELGNPKFNYELACNQICGRGHFAMKLNIVVDEPDDYVAWFGQQKSFSEQNPDVLASFKQKEEKLVVKEAAAAVTVPAANASL; encoded by the coding sequence GTGTTGCTGCTGGTCGTATTCGGCCTGCTGTTCCGCCTCCAGATTCTGACCTCGATTTTCTCTGGCAGCTCGGCCCGCGAATTTGGGATGAGCAACCGCGTCAACGCGGTGCTGATGATTGTCTTTATGGTAGTCGGTGGTGCGGCCTTCGCTTGGTCGTTCGGCGACAACTTCAATAAAATGAATCCGCCGATTGCCTCCGTTCACGGCTTGGCAACGGAGCGTATGTTCTGGACCACGATGATCATCATCGGCATCGTGTTTGTTCTGACGCAGGTAGCTTTGTTCTACTACTCCTACAAGTACCAGCAAAAGGAAGGTCGTCGGGCCTACTTCTTCCCCCATAACAACAAGATCGAAATCATCTGGACGGTAATTCCTGCCATTGTGATGGCAGGTCTGGTGTTTGCTGGCTGGAAAGAATGGACTCGTATCACCGGCCCGGCTCCCAAAGACTCGGTTGTGCTGGAAGTAATGGGCAAGCAGTTCAACTGGCTTGTACGCTACCCCGGCCGTGACCTTAAGCTCGGCGTAGTAAACTACCGCCTGATTGACGCCACCAACGAATTCGGCTTCGACCTGACCGATAAAACGGGTCTGGATGACTTTGTTGCTGGTGAGATCCACGTGCCAAAAGGCCACCCTGTATTGCTGAAGATCCGCTCGCGCGACGTATTGCACGCAGTATATATGCCGCATTTCCGCGTGCAGATGTACGCAGTGCCTGGTATGCCAACCAAATTCTGGTTCACGCCTACCAAGACGACCGACGAGATGCGCGCCGAGCTGGGCAACCCCAAGTTCAACTATGAACTGGCTTGCAACCAGATCTGTGGCCGTGGTCACTTCGCCATGAAGCTCAACATCGTGGTGGACGAGCCGGACGACTACGTAGCCTGGTTTGGTCAGCAAAAATCTTTTTCTGAACAGAACCCAGATGTGCTGGCTTCTTTCAAACAGAAAGAGGAAAAGCTGGTTGTAAAAGAGGCTGCTGCCGCCGTGACGGTGCCTGCTGCCAACGCTTCACTCTAG
- a CDS encoding cbb3-type cytochrome c oxidase subunit I yields the protein MAANLPTQVQGGIGVTEPGILHDEHLHDDHHHDQHWLFKYVFSTDHKVIAKQFLITGIFWAILGGTLSSLFRLQLGWPESTMEWLTPVLGKWIEAGKLNPEFYLALVTMHGTIMVFFVLTAGLSGTFSNFLIPLQVGARDMASGFMNMLSYWFFFVSGIIMFTSMFLETGPASAGWTIYPPLSALPQAIPGSGMGMTMWLVSMALFIVSQLLGGVNYITTVINLRTRGMSMSKLPLTIWSFFLTAILGLLSFPVLFSAALLLIFDRSFGTSFFLSDIYIAGQALNNTGGSPVLFQHLFWFLGHPEVYIVIMPAMGMVSEILATNARKPIFGYRAMIGSLLGISLLSFVVWAHHMFVTGMNPFLGSVFMFLTLIIAVPSAVKTFNWLATLWRGNIRFTTAMLFSIGFVSLFISGGLTGIILGNAALDIQMHNTYFVVAHFHLVMGSSAFFGLFAGVYHWFPKMFGRMMDEKLGYIHFWLTFVGVYLVFLPMHYVGIAGFPRRYYAWTGFDSFSQFADLNKFISVAAILAFFAQFVFIFNFFYSIFRGRRASENPWRSTTLEWTTPVNPGHGNWPGEIPAVYRWPYDYSKPGAEDDFIPQNVPYSKTQSSNLPYESEME from the coding sequence ATGGCTGCTAATCTTCCCACTCAAGTGCAGGGGGGCATCGGGGTAACCGAGCCAGGCATCTTGCACGATGAGCACCTGCACGACGATCATCATCACGATCAGCACTGGCTGTTCAAGTACGTGTTCAGCACGGACCACAAGGTGATTGCCAAGCAGTTTCTGATTACGGGTATCTTCTGGGCTATCCTGGGTGGTACTCTCTCCAGCTTGTTCCGTCTGCAGCTCGGCTGGCCCGAGTCGACGATGGAGTGGCTGACGCCTGTGTTGGGCAAATGGATTGAAGCTGGCAAGCTGAATCCGGAGTTCTATCTGGCCCTTGTAACGATGCACGGCACCATCATGGTGTTCTTCGTGCTGACTGCTGGCCTGTCGGGTACATTCTCCAACTTCCTAATTCCGCTGCAGGTTGGTGCCCGCGACATGGCTTCGGGCTTTATGAACATGCTTTCGTACTGGTTCTTCTTTGTATCCGGTATCATCATGTTTACCTCGATGTTCCTCGAAACCGGTCCTGCTTCTGCTGGCTGGACAATCTATCCGCCGCTGAGCGCCCTGCCCCAGGCTATTCCTGGCTCCGGCATGGGTATGACGATGTGGCTGGTGTCGATGGCGCTGTTCATCGTGTCGCAGCTGCTGGGTGGTGTTAACTACATCACTACAGTTATTAACCTGCGTACCCGCGGCATGAGCATGAGCAAGCTGCCGCTCACCATCTGGTCGTTCTTCTTGACGGCTATCCTGGGCCTGTTGTCGTTCCCGGTACTGTTCTCGGCGGCCCTGCTGCTAATCTTCGACCGTTCGTTCGGCACGTCGTTCTTCCTGTCGGATATTTACATTGCCGGTCAGGCTCTGAATAACACGGGTGGTTCGCCGGTACTGTTCCAGCACTTGTTCTGGTTCCTGGGTCACCCCGAGGTGTACATCGTAATCATGCCTGCTATGGGTATGGTGTCGGAGATCCTCGCCACCAACGCTCGTAAACCGATCTTCGGCTACCGCGCCATGATTGGCTCGCTGCTGGGTATCTCGTTGCTGTCGTTCGTCGTGTGGGCTCACCATATGTTCGTAACGGGCATGAACCCCTTCCTCGGATCGGTCTTCATGTTCCTGACGCTGATCATCGCCGTACCATCGGCCGTGAAAACCTTCAACTGGCTGGCTACGCTGTGGCGCGGTAACATCCGCTTCACCACCGCCATGTTGTTCTCGATTGGTTTCGTGTCGCTGTTCATCTCGGGTGGTCTGACGGGTATCATCCTCGGTAACGCCGCGCTGGACATCCAGATGCATAACACCTACTTCGTGGTAGCTCACTTCCACTTGGTAATGGGTAGCTCGGCGTTCTTCGGCCTGTTTGCCGGTGTGTATCACTGGTTCCCCAAAATGTTTGGCCGCATGATGGACGAGAAGCTGGGCTACATCCACTTCTGGTTGACTTTCGTGGGTGTATATCTGGTGTTCCTGCCGATGCACTACGTAGGTATCGCCGGTTTCCCTCGCCGCTACTACGCTTGGACGGGCTTCGATTCGTTCAGCCAGTTTGCTGACCTGAACAAGTTCATTTCGGTGGCCGCTATTCTGGCATTCTTCGCTCAGTTCGTGTTCATCTTCAACTTCTTCTACAGCATCTTCCGCGGCCGTCGTGCCAGCGAAAACCCTTGGCGTTCGACTACGCTGGAGTGGACCACGCCTGTCAACCCTGGCCACGGCAACTGGCCCGGCGAGATTCCGGCTGTGTATCGTTGGCCCTATGACTATAGCAAGCCAGGTGCTGAAGACGACTTCATCCCGCAGAACGTACCGTATTCGAAGACCCAGTCCTCGAACCTGCCGTACGAGAGCGAAATGGAATAG
- a CDS encoding COX15/CtaA family protein has product MNQPAFVRRFRFFGILTVVAVYLLILVGGIVRSTGSGMGCPDWPKCFGTWVPPTAVGQLPVNYKEIYTEQRVAKNQRIAKTLDKLGFKQVAAQIFDHPTQYIETDFNATKTWIEYLNRLLGALIGVFIFLTVLLALPYLRRDPVVFGLAFLSLLLTGFQGWLGSLVVSTNLLPEMVTVHMAVALLIVALLIYAVDRSQRVGQDSQDVEPFWTPSAGLSLWLWVITLATFGQIILGTQVREQIDVVAAAADYGSRANWVEQLGLTFKVHRSFSLLLLLLNLYVAFRLYQTRSQRLQRLANVVIVLLGLEIAAGVTLAYFALPAAVQPVHLTLATVLFGAQFLTIIRYRRQTKTQGQAAIPRVVA; this is encoded by the coding sequence ATGAATCAACCTGCTTTTGTGAGGCGGTTTCGCTTCTTCGGGATTCTGACGGTGGTGGCAGTATATCTGCTGATTCTGGTCGGTGGTATCGTCCGGAGTACGGGCTCCGGTATGGGCTGCCCCGACTGGCCCAAGTGCTTTGGAACCTGGGTGCCACCCACGGCGGTAGGCCAGTTGCCAGTCAACTACAAGGAAATTTATACGGAGCAGCGGGTAGCCAAAAACCAGCGCATTGCCAAGACGCTGGATAAGTTGGGATTCAAGCAGGTGGCCGCTCAAATTTTTGACCACCCCACGCAATACATCGAAACCGACTTCAACGCCACCAAAACCTGGATTGAGTACCTAAACCGGCTGCTGGGGGCCTTAATTGGCGTTTTCATTTTCCTGACGGTGCTGCTGGCCTTACCGTATCTGCGCCGTGACCCGGTGGTGTTTGGGCTGGCCTTCCTTTCGCTGCTGCTGACTGGCTTCCAGGGCTGGCTGGGCTCGTTGGTGGTGTCTACTAACCTGCTGCCTGAAATGGTGACGGTGCACATGGCCGTCGCGCTGCTGATTGTGGCGCTGCTGATTTATGCTGTTGACCGCTCACAGCGGGTAGGGCAGGACAGCCAGGATGTTGAACCATTCTGGACGCCGTCAGCGGGCCTTAGCCTGTGGCTGTGGGTGATTACGCTGGCCACCTTTGGCCAGATTATTCTGGGCACCCAGGTGCGGGAGCAGATAGACGTAGTAGCCGCGGCCGCCGACTATGGCAGCCGCGCCAACTGGGTGGAGCAGCTGGGCCTGACGTTTAAGGTACACCGCTCGTTTTCGCTGCTGCTGCTGCTGCTGAACCTGTACGTAGCCTTCCGCCTGTACCAGACTCGCTCCCAGCGCCTGCAGCGCCTGGCCAACGTAGTGATTGTGCTGCTGGGCCTGGAAATAGCGGCTGGTGTCACGCTGGCCTACTTCGCGCTGCCGGCCGCCGTGCAACCGGTGCACCTGACGCTGGCCACCGTGCTTTTTGGAGCACAGTTTCTGACGATTATCCGCTACCGCCGCCAGACGAAAACACAGGGGCAGGCCGCTATTCCGCGCGTTGTTGCGTAA
- the cyoE gene encoding heme o synthase, with translation MIKARAYFQLLKFRLALTVAFSSAIGFLLGAHAFDWGRALLVMLGGLAITGSANTINQIYEKDLDKLMKRTANRPLPLGVLSVAEAWVFTVVLGAFGLGLLAYCFNPLAAALSLISLILYGFIYTPLKQLSPICVFVGAIPGGLPPFIGWVAATNAITGAASIGGWVLFGIQFMWQFPHFWAIAWVLDEDYRAAGFKMLPSPGRKDLRTAFQIMTYTLLLIPMSLLPLQFGISGKVSALVAVVCGVLFLMQTFYLMRTCSKKAAMSIMFGSFLYLPIVQIALVLDKL, from the coding sequence ATGATCAAAGCCAGGGCGTATTTTCAACTGCTTAAGTTTCGGCTGGCCCTGACGGTCGCCTTCTCCAGTGCCATAGGCTTTTTGCTGGGGGCTCATGCCTTCGATTGGGGGCGGGCACTGCTGGTGATGCTAGGAGGTCTGGCTATCACTGGTTCGGCCAATACCATCAACCAGATCTACGAAAAAGACCTCGACAAGCTGATGAAGCGCACGGCCAACCGGCCGCTGCCCCTCGGGGTTCTGTCGGTGGCGGAGGCTTGGGTGTTCACCGTCGTGCTGGGCGCATTTGGGTTGGGGCTGCTGGCCTACTGCTTCAATCCGCTGGCGGCGGCGCTGTCCTTGATTTCGCTGATCCTGTACGGCTTCATTTACACGCCGCTCAAGCAGCTCTCCCCGATCTGTGTGTTTGTGGGCGCCATTCCCGGCGGCCTGCCGCCGTTTATCGGGTGGGTGGCCGCCACCAACGCCATTACCGGCGCCGCCAGCATTGGCGGCTGGGTGCTGTTCGGCATTCAGTTTATGTGGCAATTTCCGCACTTCTGGGCTATTGCCTGGGTGCTCGATGAAGACTATCGGGCTGCGGGCTTTAAGATGCTGCCGTCGCCGGGCCGAAAAGACCTGCGTACGGCCTTCCAGATCATGACCTACACGCTGCTGCTGATTCCTATGAGCCTGCTGCCGCTGCAGTTTGGCATTAGCGGCAAAGTATCGGCGCTGGTAGCGGTGGTGTGCGGGGTGCTGTTTCTGATGCAGACCTTCTACCTGATGCGCACCTGCTCCAAAAAAGCGGCCATGAGCATCATGTTCGGCTCTTTTCTGTATCTGCCCATCGTGCAGATAGCCCTTGTTCTCGACAAACTCTAG
- a CDS encoding heme-copper oxidase subunit III, with translation MQTTESLETKEPGSGLHPLRLLLILMIISIIMMFAAFTSGFIVRREEGNWREFDLPISLLYNTIVIVLSSVTMQWAYASAKHDELGRAKLAMGLTVLLGFAFLVGQWFSWGDLVAGRTYFGGVDANPSGSFVYVLMGVHGFHLITGVIFLVKTYLKTLRYQVHSRQMMPIANCTIYWHFLGGLWLYLYLFLLLNH, from the coding sequence ATGCAAACCACCGAATCCTTAGAAACCAAAGAGCCCGGCTCCGGGCTGCACCCGCTGCGGCTGCTGCTGATTCTAATGATCATCAGCATCATCATGATGTTCGCGGCCTTCACCAGCGGCTTCATCGTGCGCCGCGAAGAAGGCAACTGGCGCGAATTTGATCTGCCCATCAGCCTGCTCTACAACACCATTGTGATTGTGCTGAGCAGCGTTACCATGCAGTGGGCCTACGCCTCGGCCAAGCACGATGAGCTGGGCCGCGCCAAGCTGGCCATGGGCCTGACCGTGCTGCTGGGCTTCGCCTTTCTGGTGGGCCAGTGGTTCTCATGGGGCGATTTGGTGGCTGGCCGCACCTATTTTGGTGGGGTAGATGCCAACCCTTCCGGCTCGTTTGTGTATGTACTGATGGGCGTCCATGGATTTCACCTCATCACCGGAGTGATTTTTCTGGTCAAGACCTACCTGAAAACCCTTCGCTATCAGGTGCATTCGCGGCAGATGATGCCCATCGCCAACTGCACCATCTATTGGCACTTCCTGGGCGGGCTTTGGTTGTACCTGTATTTGTTCCTACTTTTGAACCACTAG
- a CDS encoding cytochrome c oxidase subunit 3 gives MSTISTTQPLSTASAADRPRSGNWDGGNEPFKASYGKLMMWFFLLSDAFTFAAFLTTYGLIRHRYPAFDAAAGKAFEFSTAYWPVPDKVFNGFPGLHGMDVPLGFVALMTMILIFSSVTMVLAVEAGHRMDKKDVQKWLLWTILFGATFLGSQAWEWSHFIHGTDAGTKMLDGTTVYGANLAVNQYGPVLFADLFFFITGFHGTHVFSGVCLLVWSFIATTNGTFEKRGHYEMVEKIGLYWHFVDLVWVFVFTFFYLV, from the coding sequence ATGTCCACGATTTCCACGACGCAGCCCCTCTCTACTGCCAGCGCCGCCGACCGGCCGCGTAGCGGCAACTGGGACGGAGGCAACGAGCCCTTCAAGGCCAGCTACGGCAAGCTGATGATGTGGTTCTTCCTGCTGTCGGACGCCTTCACGTTCGCCGCGTTCCTGACCACCTACGGCCTGATCCGCCACCGCTACCCGGCATTTGATGCCGCTGCTGGCAAGGCGTTCGAGTTTTCGACCGCCTACTGGCCGGTGCCGGACAAAGTATTCAATGGTTTCCCCGGCCTGCACGGCATGGACGTACCATTGGGCTTTGTGGCCCTGATGACGATGATTCTCATCTTCAGCTCCGTGACGATGGTACTGGCCGTAGAAGCCGGCCACCGCATGGACAAGAAGGACGTGCAGAAGTGGCTGTTGTGGACTATCCTGTTCGGGGCCACGTTCCTGGGTTCGCAGGCTTGGGAGTGGAGCCACTTCATCCACGGCACCGATGCTGGCACCAAGATGCTGGACGGTACCACGGTATATGGCGCCAACCTAGCCGTGAACCAGTACGGTCCGGTGCTGTTCGCTGACCTGTTCTTCTTCATCACCGGTTTCCACGGGACGCACGTATTCTCGGGTGTCTGCTTGCTGGTGTGGTCGTTTATCGCCACCACCAACGGCACCTTTGAAAAGCGTGGCCACTACGAAATGGTCGAGAAGATTGGCCTGTACTGGCACTTTGTAGATCTGGTGTGGGTGTTCGTTTTCACCTTCTTCTACCTCGTTTAA
- a CDS encoding cytochrome C oxidase subunit IV family protein: MANHAGTEPTAPGEIAKPNTGWIWRTFWILVGITALEFVFVFLMDPSTLRNSIFIILTIFKAFFIVAEFMHLKHEVKALIWTILIPMALLVWLLIALVTEGSYQNSFWNVFN, from the coding sequence ATGGCTAATCACGCAGGCACTGAGCCTACCGCTCCCGGCGAAATCGCCAAGCCAAACACCGGTTGGATCTGGAGGACATTCTGGATTCTGGTTGGCATCACGGCCCTGGAATTCGTCTTCGTATTCCTGATGGATCCGAGCACGCTCCGCAACTCCATCTTCATCATCCTGACGATCTTCAAGGCGTTCTTCATCGTGGCCGAGTTCATGCACTTGAAGCATGAAGTGAAAGCTCTGATCTGGACGATCCTCATTCCGATGGCCCTGCTCGTCTGGCTGCTGATTGCCCTGGTGACGGAAGGTTCTTATCAGAACTCGTTCTGGAACGTATTCAACTAA
- a CDS encoding SCO family protein has product MLLVPVLAFVFLYTFGTNRYALPTYLPTGVDSTLVEGKWRRDTVFHQLADFRFTSQSGRVVTQREVAANGLYVANFFYTTCPGACPRMNSQMARVQERYRKDPRVKLVSFTVDPAQDSAAVLERYAERYGAIAGKWFFLTGDKTALYRLITDEFRLEAPKGQAPGIEHSQNLYLVDRDHRVRGIYDGTKTKDVERLMTEIDVLLYSYEHE; this is encoded by the coding sequence ATGCTGTTGGTCCCGGTGCTGGCCTTTGTGTTTCTGTACACGTTCGGCACCAACCGTTACGCGCTGCCCACTTACCTGCCCACGGGCGTCGATTCGACGCTGGTGGAAGGGAAGTGGCGGCGCGATACTGTTTTCCACCAGCTGGCCGATTTCCGGTTTACGTCGCAATCCGGCCGGGTGGTAACGCAACGCGAGGTGGCGGCCAACGGCCTGTATGTGGCCAACTTCTTCTACACCACCTGCCCCGGAGCCTGCCCGCGCATGAACAGCCAGATGGCGCGCGTGCAGGAGCGGTACCGCAAAGATCCGCGCGTGAAGCTGGTATCGTTTACCGTTGACCCGGCCCAGGATTCGGCGGCCGTGCTGGAGCGCTACGCCGAGCGGTATGGTGCCATTGCCGGCAAATGGTTTTTCCTGACCGGAGACAAAACGGCGCTTTACCGGTTAATCACGGATGAGTTTCGGCTGGAAGCTCCCAAGGGCCAGGCGCCCGGCATCGAGCACAGCCAGAACCTCTACCTCGTAGACCGCGACCATCGGGTGCGCGGCATCTACGACGGCACCAAAACCAAAGACGTTGAGCGCCTCATGACGGAAATCGACGTGCTGCTCTACTCCTATGAACACGAATAA
- a CDS encoding DUF420 domain-containing protein codes for MNTNNPSASAGGNTKFKVLAAVLGAVIPVAVAVLHFFPNVFRIEGAQVKMLPAVNAVLNSLTALLLMAGYYFIRRKDIAKHRAMMGLAFLLGSLFLVSYVAYHSQVPSTTFGGQGLIRSFYYFILITHILLAAITVALVLFTLYFALTEQFQKHRRIARWTYPIWLYVSVTGVIVYFMIAPYYT; via the coding sequence ATGAACACGAATAACCCTTCTGCTTCTGCCGGCGGCAACACCAAATTCAAGGTGCTGGCGGCCGTGCTTGGCGCAGTCATTCCGGTGGCTGTGGCGGTGCTCCACTTCTTCCCCAACGTGTTCCGCATCGAAGGCGCGCAGGTGAAGATGCTGCCGGCCGTGAATGCCGTGCTCAACTCCCTGACGGCGCTGCTGCTGATGGCCGGCTACTACTTCATCCGCCGCAAGGACATTGCCAAGCACCGCGCCATGATGGGGTTGGCCTTTCTGTTGGGCTCCCTGTTTCTGGTGTCGTACGTGGCTTACCACTCGCAGGTGCCCAGCACCACGTTTGGCGGGCAGGGCTTGATCCGGAGCTTCTACTACTTCATTCTGATTACGCATATTCTGCTGGCCGCCATTACGGTGGCGCTTGTGCTGTTCACGCTGTATTTCGCGCTGACCGAGCAGTTTCAGAAGCACCGCCGCATTGCACGATGGACCTACCCCATCTGGCTGTACGTGTCCGTGACGGGCGTGATTGTGTACTTCATGATTGCGCCGTACTACACGTAG